The genome window CATCGCGGAATTCGACGATGCTAGGCTGGCGCGAGTTGTACTCTAAGAACGTTAAGATCGCCGCGACAAAAGCGAGAAGCACGGTGATCTGGCTCGATTCCGCATCGGCACCCGGCAAAAGCAGGGCGGGGGTGGCTATCAATAGCGCCACCAATAGGCCACGCGTCGCCGCGCCTGTCATTCGTCCGATCACTGCTCTGCCCTTTCAAACTGGCCAGCCGCGATACGATGCCGCGTGCTTGTTCCAACTTGATGGCCCCATTTGATGGGGCTCGCCTCATTCTTGTCCAATTTTTGCCTTCTTTCCGAGCGCGCCTCAAGGCTCCGCGTGGAGAAGAGCAGGGTTATGGGGTATTTTGAGGGAAAGGGTGGTGCGATCTTGCATCAATTAGATGGCGGTTTAATGGCAAGTCGCAACATCTTGTGGGCGCTGAATTTACGCCCACAAGTTGAGTTTGGAAGCCGCGCTTAGACCCAAGGACGGCTTTGGTTGAGCGAATCCTCATAGGTGTCGATCGCCGTGCCCTTCTCAAGTGTCAGGCCAATGTCGTCCAGACCGTTGAGCAAGCAGTGCTTTTTGAAGGCGTCGACCTCAAACGGAAATTTCTCGCCGTCAGATGTTGTGATGGTTTGACCTTCAAGGTCGATGGTCATCCGCGCGTTTGAGCCTTTTTCGGCGTCCTTCATCAACACGTCGACCTGTTCTTGCGGGAGGGCGATGGGCAGGATGCCGTTCTTGAAGCAATTGTTGTGAAAGATATCGGCAAAGCTGGGTGCAATAACGCAGCGGATGCCGAAATCCTTGATCGCCCAAGGCGCGTGTTCGCGCGAAGAGCCACAGCCGAAGTTGTCGCCCGCGACGAGGATCTGAGCGTCGCGGTATTGCGGTTGATTCAGCACGAAATCGGGGATTTCATTTCCTTCGCGGTCATAGCGCATTTCGTCGAACAGGTTCACGCCAAGGCCGGAGCGTTTGATCGTCTTGAGGAAGACTTTGGGGATGATCATGTCCGTGTCGATGTTCACCAGCGGCATGGGAGCCGCGGTGCCGGTGATTTCTGTAAACTTTTCCATCGGGGTATCCTTCGGAGAGTGCGGGAACTGCGCCGCCGACCGGCGCGTTATTTGCAATTAGGTAATCAGGAGGGCATGGCATGTCGTACCAAACTGGCACGAAAGTGGAATGGGACTGGGGCAATGGCACCGGGACCGGCAAGATCGTCAAGAAATACACGCAGAAGATCACGTTGAAGCTGCAGGGCAGCGAGGTGACCCGCAAAGCGAGTGATGACGAACCGGCTTATAAAATCGAACAGGACGACGGCAGCGAAGTGCTGAAGTCCGGCAGTGAGCTGCGCAAGGCCGACTGAGCCCTGCGCAACGCGCCCGGTATCCACGCCCCGATCGCTCACGCCAATTCGCGCACGTCGGTAAGGTGGCCAGTGAGTGCAGCGGCTGCGGCCATGCCGGGGGAGACGAGATGCGTGCGGCCTTTATAGCCCTGACGCCCCTCAAAGTTGCGGTTTGACGTGGCCGCGCAGCGTTCGCCGGGGGCAAGCTGGTCGGGGTTCATCGCCAGGCACATCGAGCAGCCCGCAAGACGCCATTCGAAACCCGCCTCGCGGAAGATATCCGCCAGTCCCTCTTCCTCGGCCTGAGCACGCACGAGGCCTGAGCCGGGCACGACCATGGCACGCAACCCGTCCTTGATCTTTTTGCCCTTCAGCACCGCAGCGGCAGCGCGCAAGTCTTCGATGCGGCCATTGGTGCAGGAACCGATGAAAACCGTGTCGATCTGGATGTCGGTGAGTTTCTGGCCCGGTGTCAGGTCCATATATTCCAGCGCGCGTTTCACCGCGTCGACCTTACCGCCTTTAAAATCCTCGGGCGCAGGAACGACCGAAGTGATTGGCAGCACGTCCTCGGGCGAGGTGCCCCATGTGACGACCGGCGCGATGTCTTCGCCCTTGAGGGTGACGACCTTGTCCCAATGGGCGTCCTCGTCAGAGAAGAGGGTTTTCCACCAGTCCATTGCCGCTTCCCATTGTGCGCCTTTCGGGGCGTGGGGGCGGCCTTTGCAATACTCAAAGGTCTTCTTGTCCGGCGCGATCAGGCCCGCGCGGGCGCCGCCTTCGATCGCCATGTTGCAGACGGTCATGCGGCCTTCCATCGACAGGTCGCGGATTGCTTCGCCGCAATATTCGATGACATAGCCGGTCCCGCCCGCCGTACCGGTGGCGCCGATGACGGAAAGGGTGATGTCCTTAGCCGTTACGCCGGGGCGCAGCTTGCCGGTGATCTCGACCTTCATGTTCTTGCCCTTACGCTGGATCAGCGTCTGGGTGGCAAGAACGTGTTCAACCTCGGAGGTGCCGATGCCGTGGGCCAGCGCGCCAAAAGCGCCGTGGGTCGCGGTGTGGCTGTCGCCGCAGACGACGGTCATGCCGGGCAGGGTCCAGCCCTGCTCGGGCCCGACGATATGCACGATGCCTTGGCGCACGTCCGACACCGGGTAGTAATGCACGCCGAACTCACGCGCGTTTTTATCGAGGGCGGAGACCTGAATGCGGCTGTCTTCGGTCATCGCCTCGGGGTCTTCGCGGCCTTCGGTGGTGGGCACGTTGTGGTCCGGCACGGCGATGGTCTTGTCCGGTGCACGGACGGTGCGGCCCGACATGCGCAGCCCTTCAAAGGCCTGCGGGCTGGTCACTTCGTGGACGAGGTGACGGTCGATATAAAGCAAGCAGGTACCGTCATCGGCTTCGTGGACGACATGGGCGTCCCAGATTTTATCGTAAAGCGTCTTGGGGGACATGATGGTCCTCTCCCGTGGTTTGGAATGGCTAAGGGTGTGGCTAAGAGGGCTGGCTTATAGTCGAGCCAGAACGCTATGCGTCGCGCCGAAAAAGCGTTCGCGCAGACGCGCACGGTCGCAAAGATCAAACACCAGTATCATGGGGCAAGGGATATAGCGCCTTGGCGAGTCTCGCAAGGTGGCATCGCCGTGCAGCGAACTTGCCCTATCATTGTGGCTATGTAACCGTGATCTTCCCTTAGCTGCAAAGGACGCCCATGATCCCTGAATCTCACCCTTTTACGAACTTCCTCGTTTCGCTGCGGGCTTTGTTTGACGGTGTTTTGGGTTTTGGTGAGAGTGTTCTCAGCCCCGGCTGGCGGCAGAACCAAATCTTGATCTTGCTGGCGCTGGTGGCGGTGGCGTGGATTTTGCATCGGGTCACCGGGACGATGCTGCAAAACTGGGTCCGCTCCCGCGAGGGGTGGTCCAAATGGCAGTTGCGGGGCGTGGTGCAGGTCAAGCGGCGGCTGGGGTTGATATGGTTCGCGCTGCTGGCGGGGCTTTTGTATCAGGTGATGCAGAATGTCACTTGGCCATCCCGGTCCTATCTTATCGGTTTGGCGGCGACCTTGGCGGCGATCTATGTCGGCATCGCCTTTGCCGCGCGGCTGGTGCGCAACCGCCCGCTGCGGCGCATGGTGACATGGGGGCTGTGGATCTATGCCACGCTCTATATGTTGAATGTCGCCGATGATGTGGCAGTGTTTCTGGATGACGTGGCGCTGACCATCGGTGAATTCCGGCTTTCGGTGCTGACCGTTTTGACCGCGCTTGTGGTGGTCGGTGCGTTGTTGACCATGGCGCGGCTGGTGAGCACCACCACCGCCGCGACGATCCGCAAGAACGAAGACATCAGCCCCTCCATGCAGGTGCTGGCCGTGAAGGGGGTGCAGATCCTACTCTACGGTTTGGCGTTCTTCATCGGTGTGCGGGCCGTGGGGATCGACCTCACCGGGCTTGCGGTGCTGTCGGGTGCGATCGGTGTGGGTCTTGGTTTTGGTCTGCAAAAGGTTGTGTCGAACCTCGTCTCGGGCGTGATCATCCTGCTGGATAAGTCGATCAAACCGGGCGATGTGATCAGTCTGGGTGAGACCTTTGGCTGGATCCAAACGCTGGGCGCGCGCTATGCCTCTGTGGTGACGCGGGACGGCAAAGAATACCTGATCCCGAACGAAGACCTCATTACAGGGCAGGTGGTGAACTGGTCGCACTCCAACGACTTTGTGCGCCTCGATATCTATTTCGGAACAGCCTATTCGGATGATCCGCATGTGGTGCGCAAACTGGCGGTTGAGGCGGCCAAGGGCGTCGACCGGGTGCTGAGCTACAAGGCGCCAGTCTGCCATATCGTCGGCTTTGGCGATTCGTCGGTGGATTACATCCTGCGCTTCTGGATTAAGGATCCGACTGGCGGGCTGACCAACATTCGCGGCAATGTCTATCTGGCACTTTGGGATGCGTTCAAGGAAAACGACATCTCAATCCCCTTCCCGCAGCGCGAGGTGAAAGTCATCGAAGACAGTCAATTGGCGCTCTCACGGGCCGCGGTGGCAGAGAATTTGCCTGACTAGGCGGGGATTTGCGCCCCGGTTCACGCGGAGCGCATAGGGTCCATTGAAAAATCTGGCCTATATCGCTAAATTAGG of Sulfitobacter sp. DSM 110093 contains these proteins:
- the leuD gene encoding 3-isopropylmalate dehydratase small subunit — protein: MEKFTEITGTAAPMPLVNIDTDMIIPKVFLKTIKRSGLGVNLFDEMRYDREGNEIPDFVLNQPQYRDAQILVAGDNFGCGSSREHAPWAIKDFGIRCVIAPSFADIFHNNCFKNGILPIALPQEQVDVLMKDAEKGSNARMTIDLEGQTITTSDGEKFPFEVDAFKKHCLLNGLDDIGLTLEKGTAIDTYEDSLNQSRPWV
- a CDS encoding DUF2945 domain-containing protein, with amino-acid sequence MSYQTGTKVEWDWGNGTGTGKIVKKYTQKITLKLQGSEVTRKASDDEPAYKIEQDDGSEVLKSGSELRKAD
- the leuC gene encoding 3-isopropylmalate dehydratase large subunit — encoded protein: MSPKTLYDKIWDAHVVHEADDGTCLLYIDRHLVHEVTSPQAFEGLRMSGRTVRAPDKTIAVPDHNVPTTEGREDPEAMTEDSRIQVSALDKNAREFGVHYYPVSDVRQGIVHIVGPEQGWTLPGMTVVCGDSHTATHGAFGALAHGIGTSEVEHVLATQTLIQRKGKNMKVEITGKLRPGVTAKDITLSVIGATGTAGGTGYVIEYCGEAIRDLSMEGRMTVCNMAIEGGARAGLIAPDKKTFEYCKGRPHAPKGAQWEAAMDWWKTLFSDEDAHWDKVVTLKGEDIAPVVTWGTSPEDVLPITSVVPAPEDFKGGKVDAVKRALEYMDLTPGQKLTDIQIDTVFIGSCTNGRIEDLRAAAAVLKGKKIKDGLRAMVVPGSGLVRAQAEEEGLADIFREAGFEWRLAGCSMCLAMNPDQLAPGERCAATSNRNFEGRQGYKGRTHLVSPGMAAAAALTGHLTDVRELA
- a CDS encoding mechanosensitive ion channel domain-containing protein translates to MIPESHPFTNFLVSLRALFDGVLGFGESVLSPGWRQNQILILLALVAVAWILHRVTGTMLQNWVRSREGWSKWQLRGVVQVKRRLGLIWFALLAGLLYQVMQNVTWPSRSYLIGLAATLAAIYVGIAFAARLVRNRPLRRMVTWGLWIYATLYMLNVADDVAVFLDDVALTIGEFRLSVLTVLTALVVVGALLTMARLVSTTTAATIRKNEDISPSMQVLAVKGVQILLYGLAFFIGVRAVGIDLTGLAVLSGAIGVGLGFGLQKVVSNLVSGVIILLDKSIKPGDVISLGETFGWIQTLGARYASVVTRDGKEYLIPNEDLITGQVVNWSHSNDFVRLDIYFGTAYSDDPHVVRKLAVEAAKGVDRVLSYKAPVCHIVGFGDSSVDYILRFWIKDPTGGLTNIRGNVYLALWDAFKENDISIPFPQREVKVIEDSQLALSRAAVAENLPD